A section of the Streptomyces sp. NBC_00178 genome encodes:
- a CDS encoding FHA domain-containing protein, which translates to MQIRLTVLAPRSGQTPPRACDVLVTAPAGTALAAVASGLATAVSGPEGSLGGGATVLYAGRDRLDPQRCALGEPPLVDGAVLSLQVPGEDEAADDAVPARLHVIAGPDAGGVHLLHGGQIRIGRSAEADVPLDDPDVSRLHCAVTVSRDGRVSVSDLGSTNGTSLDGAEVGGRPVPLLPGALLRLGESTLRLTSGTRTPALTTTPDGEGHLRVARPDAGAAHGPDGPGAGSDGETHGYSAAPSGRSAHDPFGEGPSGHDAHLDGAHGHGAGLTPGGATRRGGIGAWARRLAGGRAEPGPEASHDAGRADDATAAHTFPAPSPSPSAPAGTWPDPATVLLTALGPGPRLWERGTAHPEAMVVRLGTTERADLPAVPVTVGLREAGSLGLAGPRERLSGLVRSTVAQLAALHSPFDLEIVLISADRARSPEERRREWSWLGWLPHLRPMHGQDCRLLLAYDREQAAARAAELTRRVEEGPLGSGWASADRSAVAAAARRHTGPRTVVIVDGDPGSASLRETTAALAGSGAAAGIHLICLAETPAASPTSPVTATYDSACRASIAFRECGAVALLSGDVATALRLLRTAGGQAAGHGTVAAVDAVSAAWAERFGRALAPLRDEGSASLTGRPMAAAALPPSARLLDELGLARATPASLMARWASTAEDQPGATVRVATTPGADLDPAGSGRTLSTGPRVGAPRESPEHTPFRGGGATSSGAGGSAYPAGSGGGASPRIGAQRRDSGAAAPSSHYAGRPVLVLGAGPRGPLSVDLADEGPHLLVEGPVGSGRTELLRAVAASLASAARPDRLGILLIDGAGGEHGERGEGLRPCTELPHVFTHLVASDPVRMREFAQALGGELKRRAELLGDLDFTDWHARYEESRAPQPGRRPAGAVEQRGDLDTPAGGTLRLRPASARPVDPGPSPLPRLVVLADDFDALVAPALGSPGRPSAGSVVRVLEAVARDGGRLGVHLVATSARPDRTEDTELARGARLRIVLDPPVVPPSPDEAAPGRGRLGHPDGRVTPFQGGRVTGRIPRTATQRPTVVPLEWERMGDPPTRRPVRELGNGPTDLALLASALERAARSVNAGRLPPLLPHS; encoded by the coding sequence ATGCAGATCCGGCTGACCGTCCTCGCGCCGCGCAGCGGCCAGACCCCGCCGCGCGCCTGCGACGTGCTCGTCACCGCCCCCGCGGGGACGGCCCTCGCGGCCGTGGCCTCCGGGCTGGCCACCGCGGTGTCCGGCCCGGAGGGATCCCTGGGCGGCGGTGCCACCGTGCTGTACGCGGGGCGCGACCGCCTGGACCCGCAGCGCTGCGCCCTCGGCGAGCCGCCCCTGGTCGACGGCGCCGTGCTCTCCCTCCAGGTGCCCGGTGAGGACGAGGCGGCCGACGACGCCGTCCCGGCGCGGCTGCACGTGATCGCGGGCCCCGACGCCGGAGGGGTCCACCTGCTCCACGGCGGGCAGATCCGCATCGGCCGCTCCGCGGAGGCCGACGTCCCGCTGGACGACCCGGACGTGTCCCGCCTGCACTGCGCGGTCACGGTCTCCCGGGACGGCCGGGTCTCGGTGTCCGACCTGGGCTCCACCAACGGCACCTCGCTGGACGGCGCGGAGGTCGGCGGGCGCCCGGTGCCGCTGCTGCCGGGCGCCCTGCTGCGGCTCGGCGAATCCACGCTGCGGCTGACCTCCGGCACCCGCACGCCCGCGCTCACGACGACACCGGACGGCGAAGGCCACCTCCGGGTCGCCCGGCCCGACGCCGGCGCCGCCCACGGCCCGGACGGGCCGGGAGCCGGCTCCGACGGGGAGACGCACGGCTACAGCGCCGCACCCTCGGGGCGGAGCGCCCACGACCCGTTCGGCGAAGGCCCGTCCGGCCATGACGCCCACCTCGACGGCGCCCACGGGCACGGCGCCGGCCTCACCCCCGGCGGAGCCACCAGACGGGGCGGCATAGGGGCCTGGGCCCGGCGCCTCGCCGGCGGCAGGGCCGAACCGGGCCCGGAGGCGTCCCACGACGCGGGGCGGGCCGACGACGCCACCGCCGCGCACACCTTCCCGGCCCCCTCCCCCTCTCCCTCGGCCCCGGCCGGGACCTGGCCCGACCCCGCGACCGTGCTCCTCACGGCGCTCGGTCCCGGCCCGCGCCTGTGGGAGCGCGGCACCGCGCACCCCGAGGCCATGGTCGTACGGCTGGGCACGACCGAGCGCGCGGACCTGCCCGCCGTTCCGGTCACCGTGGGACTCCGCGAAGCGGGCTCGCTCGGCCTCGCCGGGCCCCGCGAGAGGCTGTCCGGGCTCGTCCGCTCGACCGTGGCGCAGCTCGCGGCGCTGCACTCCCCGTTCGACCTGGAGATCGTGCTCATCAGCGCGGACCGCGCCCGGAGCCCGGAGGAGCGGCGGCGCGAGTGGTCCTGGCTCGGCTGGCTGCCGCACCTGCGCCCCATGCACGGCCAGGACTGCCGGCTGCTCCTCGCGTACGACCGCGAGCAGGCCGCCGCCCGCGCGGCGGAGCTGACCCGGCGCGTGGAGGAGGGACCCCTGGGCTCCGGCTGGGCCAGCGCGGACCGGTCCGCGGTGGCCGCGGCTGCCCGCCGGCACACCGGGCCGCGCACCGTGGTGATCGTCGACGGCGACCCCGGATCAGCGTCGCTGCGCGAGACCACCGCGGCGCTCGCGGGCTCCGGTGCCGCTGCCGGCATCCACCTGATCTGCCTGGCCGAGACACCGGCCGCCTCCCCCACCTCCCCGGTCACCGCGACCTACGACAGCGCCTGCCGGGCCTCGATCGCCTTCCGCGAGTGCGGTGCGGTGGCCCTGCTGAGCGGTGATGTGGCGACCGCGCTGCGGCTGCTGCGCACGGCGGGCGGCCAGGCCGCGGGACACGGCACCGTCGCCGCGGTGGACGCGGTCTCGGCCGCCTGGGCCGAGCGGTTCGGGCGCGCGCTGGCACCGCTGCGGGACGAGGGCTCCGCGTCCCTGACCGGCCGGCCGATGGCCGCGGCCGCTCTGCCCCCCTCCGCCCGGCTGCTGGACGAGCTGGGGCTCGCCCGGGCCACCCCCGCCTCCCTGATGGCCCGCTGGGCCTCCACCGCGGAGGACCAGCCCGGCGCGACGGTGCGCGTGGCCACGACGCCCGGCGCCGACCTGGACCCGGCCGGCTCCGGCCGCACCCTGAGCACGGGCCCGCGGGTCGGTGCCCCCCGCGAGTCCCCCGAGCACACCCCGTTCCGGGGCGGCGGGGCGACCAGCTCCGGCGCGGGCGGCTCCGCCTACCCGGCGGGCTCCGGCGGCGGTGCTTCCCCCCGGATCGGCGCCCAGCGGCGCGACAGCGGCGCCGCCGCGCCCTCCTCGCACTACGCGGGCCGTCCCGTGCTCGTGCTGGGCGCCGGCCCCCGGGGCCCGCTGTCCGTGGACCTGGCCGACGAAGGACCGCACCTCCTGGTCGAGGGCCCCGTCGGCAGCGGCCGTACGGAGCTGCTGCGCGCCGTCGCCGCCTCCCTGGCGTCGGCCGCCCGTCCCGACCGGCTCGGCATCCTCCTGATCGACGGGGCGGGCGGCGAGCACGGGGAGCGCGGCGAGGGCCTGCGCCCGTGCACGGAACTGCCCCACGTCTTCACCCACCTCGTGGCCTCGGACCCCGTCCGGATGCGGGAGTTCGCCCAGGCGCTCGGCGGCGAGCTGAAGCGCCGGGCGGAGCTGCTCGGGGACCTGGACTTCACCGACTGGCACGCGCGGTACGAGGAGTCGCGGGCACCGCAGCCCGGCCGGCGGCCCGCCGGTGCCGTGGAACAGCGCGGCGACCTCGACACACCCGCGGGCGGCACCCTGCGGCTTCGGCCCGCCTCGGCCCGCCCCGTGGACCCGGGTCCCTCCCCGCTGCCCCGGCTGGTCGTGCTGGCCGACGACTTCGACGCCCTGGTCGCCCCGGCACTCGGCAGCCCCGGCCGCCCGTCCGCCGGGTCGGTGGTGCGCGTGCTGGAGGCCGTCGCCCGGGACGGCGGGCGTCTCGGCGTCCACCTGGTCGCGACGTCCGCCCGTCCCGACCGCACCGAGGACACCGAGCTGGCCCGGGGCGCCCGGCTGCGCATCGTGCTCGACCCGCCGGTCGTCCCCCCGTCCCCGGACGAGGCCGCGCCGGGCCGCGGGCGGCTGGGCCATCCGGACGGCAGGGTCACTCCGTTCCAGGGCGGCCGGGTCACCGGCCGGATCCCGCGCACGGCGACGCAGCGCCCCACCGTCGTGCCGCTGGAGTGGGAGCGGATGGGCGATCCCCCCACACGTCGGCCCGTGCGTGAGCTGGGCAACGGCCCCACGGACCTGGCTCTTCTGGCCAGCGCCCTGGAACGGGCCGCCCGTTCCGTGAACGCCGGGCGGCTGCCTCCGCTGCTCCCGCACTCCTGA
- a CDS encoding ABC transporter substrate-binding protein encodes MRTTLRMRRAAVVFTAIGALALTGCGDDGDGGKDKADKGSGKGEDSSSSVTLPKLDGEKISVAAVWTGPEQANFTKVLDEFEKRTGATVTFVPAQDPIVNFLGTKIAGGQPPDVAMIPQVGAIQQAVAKKWAKPVGNEARAQLGQNYAQVWQDLGSVDGTQYGVYFKAANKSLVWYNAQAFENAGASEPKTWKDFIATAETVSASGVTPVSVGGADGWTLTDWFENIYLSQAGPEKYDQLAKHEIKWTDASVKDALTTLAELFGKPSLISGGADGALQTEFPVSVTQTFTGGDQPKGAMVFEGDFVSINIAQTKAKIGTDAKVFPFPAVGADSPVVTGGDAAVALKDGKGAQALLTWLASTDAAKIWAEAGGFISPNKALDTAAYPNDVQRKIAEALIAAGDDVRFDMSDQAPQSFGGTPGKGEWKTLQDFLKNPKDIAGTQAKLESDAAKAYTS; translated from the coding sequence ATGCGCACAACCCTTCGAATGCGTAGGGCCGCAGTGGTGTTCACCGCCATCGGAGCGCTGGCCCTCACCGGCTGCGGTGACGACGGCGACGGCGGCAAGGACAAGGCGGACAAGGGCTCCGGCAAGGGCGAGGACAGCTCGTCGAGCGTCACCCTGCCCAAGCTCGACGGCGAGAAGATCTCCGTCGCGGCGGTGTGGACGGGCCCCGAGCAGGCCAACTTCACCAAGGTGCTGGACGAGTTCGAGAAGCGCACCGGCGCCACGGTCACCTTCGTGCCGGCGCAGGACCCGATCGTCAACTTCCTCGGCACGAAGATCGCGGGCGGCCAGCCCCCGGACGTGGCGATGATCCCGCAGGTGGGCGCCATCCAGCAGGCCGTGGCGAAGAAGTGGGCGAAGCCGGTCGGCAACGAGGCGCGGGCGCAGCTGGGCCAGAACTACGCACAGGTCTGGCAGGACCTCGGCTCGGTCGACGGCACCCAGTACGGCGTCTACTTCAAGGCCGCCAACAAGTCCCTGGTCTGGTACAACGCCCAGGCGTTCGAGAACGCGGGCGCGAGCGAGCCGAAGACCTGGAAGGACTTCATCGCCACCGCCGAGACGGTCTCCGCCTCCGGTGTCACCCCGGTATCGGTCGGCGGCGCGGACGGCTGGACCCTGACCGACTGGTTCGAGAACATCTACCTCTCGCAGGCCGGGCCGGAGAAGTACGACCAGCTGGCCAAGCACGAGATCAAGTGGACGGACGCCTCCGTCAAGGACGCCCTCACCACCCTCGCCGAACTGTTCGGCAAGCCGAGCCTGATCTCCGGGGGCGCCGACGGCGCGCTGCAGACCGAGTTCCCCGTCTCGGTCACCCAGACGTTCACCGGCGGCGACCAGCCCAAGGGCGCGATGGTGTTCGAGGGCGACTTCGTCTCCATCAACATCGCGCAGACCAAGGCGAAGATCGGCACGGACGCCAAGGTGTTCCCGTTCCCCGCGGTGGGTGCGGACTCCCCCGTGGTGACGGGCGGCGACGCGGCCGTGGCGCTGAAGGACGGCAAGGGCGCCCAGGCCCTGCTGACCTGGCTCGCGTCCACCGACGCGGCGAAGATCTGGGCCGAGGCCGGCGGGTTCATCTCGCCCAACAAGGCCCTGGACACGGCCGCTTACCCGAACGACGTACAGCGCAAGATCGCCGAGGCGCTGATCGCGGCCGGGGACGACGTCAGGTTCGACATGTCCGACCAGGCCCCGCAGTCGTTCGGCGGGACGCCCGGGAAGGGCGAGTGGAAGACGCTCCAGGACTTCCTGAAGAACCCGAAGGACATCGCGGGGACCCAGGCGAAACTGGAGTCCGACGCCGCCAAGGCGTACACGAGCTGA
- a CDS encoding carbohydrate ABC transporter permease produces the protein MTTATAGGAQAAPPADKRPGTTRTRTRRSVTGTRRAVAAAFLLPALVLLGALVVYPIVYSVYRSFLDQAGTGFAGLDNYRALFTDDTIRTAVRNNAVWVVLAPTVSTALGLIFAVLTERIRWGTAFKLIVFMPMAISMLAAGIIFRLVYEQAPERGVANAVVVGVHDSFAESSGFPKAHPLPVHPLKAGGGGSFVTKEPVRAGEPAGLPLVGVVPSRMPGDAAPAKAAAPSGDGITGTAWLDFTKGGGGKPNVVDPSELGLKGITVEAVKDGKVVARTTAGADGVFTLPASADGAVLRLPADNFREPYNGVDWLGPSLVTPGIIGSYVWMWAGFAMVLIAAGLAGLPRELLEAARVDGANEWQVFRRITVPMLAPVLAVVLVTLMINVLKIFDLVFIIAPGSSQDDANVLALQLYRSSFGTDADLGVGSAIAVLLLLLVIPVMLFNVRRIRKEGRR, from the coding sequence ATGACCACTGCGACAGCGGGGGGCGCGCAGGCCGCGCCCCCCGCCGACAAGCGTCCCGGTACGACGAGGACACGGACGCGCCGGAGCGTGACCGGCACCCGCAGGGCCGTCGCCGCGGCCTTCCTGCTGCCGGCCCTGGTGCTGCTCGGCGCCCTCGTCGTCTATCCGATCGTCTATTCCGTCTACCGCTCGTTCCTGGACCAGGCGGGCACGGGGTTCGCGGGCCTCGACAACTACAGGGCGCTGTTCACGGACGACACCATCCGCACGGCGGTCAGGAACAACGCGGTCTGGGTCGTCCTCGCCCCGACGGTCTCCACCGCACTGGGGCTGATCTTCGCGGTGCTCACCGAACGGATCAGGTGGGGTACGGCGTTCAAGCTGATCGTCTTCATGCCGATGGCGATCTCGATGCTGGCCGCCGGGATCATCTTCCGGCTGGTGTACGAGCAGGCGCCGGAGCGCGGGGTGGCCAACGCCGTCGTGGTGGGCGTGCACGACTCGTTCGCCGAGTCGTCCGGCTTCCCGAAGGCGCATCCGCTGCCCGTGCACCCGCTGAAGGCGGGTGGCGGCGGCTCCTTCGTCACCAAGGAGCCGGTGCGGGCCGGTGAACCGGCCGGCCTGCCGCTGGTCGGTGTGGTGCCGTCCAGGATGCCCGGCGACGCGGCGCCCGCGAAGGCGGCCGCCCCCTCCGGGGACGGCATCACCGGGACGGCGTGGCTCGACTTCACCAAGGGCGGGGGCGGCAAGCCCAACGTCGTCGATCCCTCGGAGCTGGGCCTCAAGGGCATCACCGTGGAGGCGGTCAAGGACGGCAAGGTCGTCGCGAGGACCACGGCGGGCGCGGACGGTGTCTTCACCCTGCCCGCCTCGGCGGACGGAGCGGTCCTCCGGCTCCCGGCGGACAACTTCCGCGAGCCCTACAACGGAGTCGACTGGCTCGGGCCGTCCCTGGTGACGCCGGGGATCATCGGCAGCTACGTCTGGATGTGGGCGGGCTTCGCGATGGTGCTGATCGCGGCGGGGCTGGCCGGCCTGCCGCGCGAACTCCTGGAAGCGGCCCGGGTGGACGGCGCGAACGAGTGGCAGGTGTTCCGCAGGATCACCGTCCCGATGCTCGCGCCCGTCCTCGCGGTGGTACTGGTCACCCTGATGATCAACGTGCTGAAGATCTTCGACCTGGTCTTCATCATCGCCCCGGGATCCTCCCAGGACGACGCGAACGTCCTTGCCCTGCAGCTGTACCGCTCGTCGTTCGGCACGGACGCGGACCTGGGCGTCGGCAGCGCCATCGCGGTACTCCTGCTGCTGCTGGTGATCCCCGTGATGCTGTTCAACGTGCGCCGGATACGGAAGGAGGGGCGCCGATGA
- a CDS encoding carbohydrate ABC transporter permease codes for MTTTEVAKAAPGPRTEAAPRAGRSLGARIAARAGGGGMRVFLVLVGLFWLMPTIGLLLSSLRGAEDIAATGWWKVFTAPSQLTFDNYERLLDNSTITGSLVSTVLITVPATFLVVVIGSFAGYAFAWMEFPGRDWWFLLVVGLLVVPVQVALIPVSELFGTIGIFETTFGVIMFHTAFGLPFAIFLLRNFFAEIPRELLEAARLDGAGEIRLFTRVVMPLGGPAIASLGIFQFLWVWNDMLVALIFADSESPPITVALQQQVRQFGNNIDVLAPGAFVSMVIPLAVFFAFQRQFVSGVMAGAVK; via the coding sequence ATGACGACGACCGAGGTCGCGAAGGCCGCACCCGGACCCCGGACCGAGGCCGCGCCCCGTGCCGGGCGGTCCCTCGGGGCGCGGATCGCCGCCCGGGCGGGCGGCGGGGGCATGCGGGTCTTCCTCGTCCTGGTGGGGCTGTTCTGGCTGATGCCGACGATCGGGCTGCTGCTGTCGTCCCTGCGCGGCGCGGAGGACATCGCCGCGACCGGCTGGTGGAAGGTCTTCACCGCCCCGTCCCAGCTCACCTTCGACAACTACGAGCGCCTGCTGGACAACTCGACCATCACCGGCTCCCTCGTCAGCACGGTCCTGATCACCGTCCCGGCCACCTTCCTCGTGGTCGTGATCGGTTCGTTCGCCGGATACGCCTTCGCCTGGATGGAGTTCCCCGGCCGGGACTGGTGGTTCCTTCTCGTCGTGGGCCTGTTGGTGGTCCCCGTCCAGGTCGCCCTGATCCCGGTGTCCGAACTCTTCGGCACGATCGGGATCTTCGAGACGACGTTCGGCGTGATCATGTTCCACACGGCCTTCGGCCTGCCGTTCGCCATCTTCCTGCTGCGGAACTTCTTCGCGGAGATCCCTCGCGAGCTCCTGGAAGCGGCGCGGCTGGACGGGGCGGGCGAGATCCGGCTGTTCACCCGGGTCGTGATGCCGCTCGGCGGGCCCGCGATCGCCTCGCTCGGGATCTTCCAGTTCCTCTGGGTGTGGAACGACATGCTGGTCGCCCTGATCTTCGCGGACTCGGAGTCCCCGCCGATCACGGTCGCGCTGCAGCAGCAGGTCCGCCAGTTCGGCAACAACATCGACGTACTGGCGCCCGGCGCCTTCGTGTCGATGGTGATCCCGCTGGCGGTCTTCTTCGCCTTCCAGCGGCAGTTCGTCTCCGGCGTGATGGCAGGCGCGGTGAAGTGA
- a CDS encoding bifunctional glycosyltransferase/CDP-glycerol:glycerophosphate glycerophosphotransferase — protein MPRFSVIVPAYRVQAYLHACLDSVLDQSFKDYEIIVVDDCSPDACGPIADEYAVRDPRVTVVHLPHNAGLGPARNAGVARATGDYLLFLDGDDTFAPEALQAIADRLGATGGPDVLVYDYARTHWSGESVRNTFAEHLAETGPPSFRLADRPELLKVLMVVWNKAYRREFVEAEGFTFPPGYYEDTPWTYPVLMAAGSIAVLDTVCVGYRQRRRGNILSTTTPRHFDVFDQYDRVFAFIDSRPALASWRPVIFRRMLDHFSTLFTSRGRLPRGTRGEFFRRARAHCRRYRTPGAPVPRRARLRHALFRLGAHRTYRALWTAQRLRIRLGRAGSTVRRAARGAALQLHYRVQLRLPVRAGDAVFAAYWHRGYTCSPAALEATARALVPGIRTSWICRPEDAGTVPEATRVLHPGTAAYWTALARSKYLVNNVNFDRRLVKRRGQVLLQTHHGTPLKTMGTDLVHRPAAAGSMDFEQLLRNVDKWDFSLSANQHSTLVWERTYPSGYTTLEYGSPRNDVFHRAAPDQAARLRERLGVPPGSTALLYAPTHRDYRREQRHTLDLEQLVRVLGPHFVILARSHYLDATARATAGHTRHPRIIDVSAHPSVEELCLASDGLITDYSSLMFDYVNLDRPVVLHLEDAQAYEAARGTYFDPAAFPPGAVARDQEELHEIFATDHWRGPRSAQRRAAFRARFCPYDDGHAAERVVRRVFLGDTSGLPVPVPLTGRGPTGVPRQVPVREYTNG, from the coding sequence GTGCCCCGGTTCAGTGTCATCGTGCCCGCGTACCGGGTCCAGGCGTACCTGCACGCGTGTCTCGACTCCGTGCTGGACCAGTCCTTCAAGGACTACGAGATCATCGTGGTCGACGACTGCTCACCGGACGCCTGCGGCCCGATCGCCGACGAGTACGCCGTCCGCGACCCCCGCGTCACCGTCGTGCACCTGCCGCACAACGCCGGACTCGGGCCGGCCCGCAACGCCGGGGTCGCCCGGGCCACCGGGGACTACCTCCTCTTCCTCGACGGCGACGACACCTTCGCCCCCGAGGCGCTCCAGGCCATCGCCGACCGGCTGGGGGCCACCGGCGGCCCCGACGTCCTGGTCTACGACTACGCCCGCACCCACTGGTCCGGCGAGAGCGTGCGGAACACCTTCGCCGAACACCTCGCCGAGACCGGCCCGCCGTCCTTCCGCCTCGCGGACCGCCCGGAGCTGCTCAAGGTCCTGATGGTCGTCTGGAACAAGGCGTACCGGCGCGAGTTCGTCGAGGCCGAGGGCTTCACCTTCCCGCCGGGCTACTACGAGGACACCCCGTGGACCTACCCGGTGCTCATGGCGGCCGGGTCGATCGCCGTCCTGGACACCGTCTGCGTCGGCTACCGGCAGAGGCGCCGGGGCAACATCCTCTCCACCACCACCCCCCGGCACTTCGACGTGTTCGACCAGTACGACCGCGTCTTCGCCTTCATCGACTCCCGGCCCGCGCTCGCGAGCTGGCGCCCGGTGATATTCCGCAGGATGCTCGACCACTTCTCGACGCTCTTCACCTCCCGGGGGCGTCTCCCGCGCGGCACCCGGGGGGAGTTCTTCCGCCGGGCCCGTGCCCACTGCCGCCGCTACCGCACCCCCGGCGCCCCGGTGCCGCGCCGCGCCCGCCTGCGGCACGCCCTGTTCCGGCTCGGCGCCCACCGCACCTACCGGGCGCTCTGGACCGCGCAGCGGCTGCGCATCCGGCTCGGGCGCGCCGGGTCGACGGTGCGCAGGGCCGCCCGCGGGGCCGCCCTGCAGCTCCACTACCGCGTGCAGCTGCGCCTCCCCGTCAGGGCGGGGGACGCGGTGTTCGCGGCGTACTGGCACCGGGGCTACACGTGCAGCCCCGCGGCCCTGGAGGCCACGGCCCGGGCACTCGTGCCGGGGATCCGGACCTCCTGGATCTGCCGGCCCGAGGACGCCGGCACGGTTCCCGAGGCGACCCGGGTGCTGCACCCGGGCACGGCCGCCTACTGGACCGCCCTGGCCCGGTCGAAGTACCTCGTCAACAACGTCAACTTCGACCGCAGGCTGGTGAAGAGGCGCGGGCAGGTGCTGCTGCAGACCCATCACGGCACGCCCCTGAAGACCATGGGCACCGACCTCGTGCACCGTCCCGCGGCCGCCGGGTCCATGGACTTCGAGCAGTTGCTGCGCAACGTCGACAAGTGGGACTTCTCCCTGTCGGCCAACCAGCACTCCACGCTCGTGTGGGAGCGCACCTATCCGTCCGGCTACACCACGCTGGAGTACGGCAGCCCCCGCAACGACGTCTTCCACCGCGCGGCCCCCGACCAGGCCGCCCGGCTGCGCGAGCGGCTCGGCGTCCCCCCGGGCAGCACGGCCCTGCTGTACGCGCCGACCCACCGCGACTACCGGCGCGAGCAGCGGCACACCCTGGACCTGGAACAGCTCGTCCGGGTCCTGGGCCCGCACTTCGTGATCCTGGCCCGCTCCCACTACCTGGACGCGACGGCCAGGGCGACCGCCGGGCACACCCGGCACCCGCGGATCATCGACGTCAGCGCCCACCCCTCCGTGGAGGAGCTCTGCCTCGCCTCCGACGGGCTGATCACGGACTACTCGTCGCTGATGTTCGACTACGTCAACCTGGACCGCCCGGTGGTCCTGCACCTGGAGGACGCGCAGGCCTACGAGGCGGCGCGGGGGACGTACTTCGATCCGGCGGCCTTCCCGCCCGGGGCGGTGGCCCGGGACCAGGAGGAGCTGCACGAGATCTTCGCCACGGACCACTGGCGCGGCCCGCGCTCCGCCCAGCGCCGGGCGGCCTTCCGGGCCCGGTTCTGTCCGTACGACGACGGGCACGCCGCCGAGCGCGTGGTGCGCCGGGTCTTCCTCGGGGACACCTCCGGGCTGCCGGTCCCCGTGCCCCTGACGGGCCGGGGGCCGACGGGGGTGCCCCGCCAGGTGCCCGTGCGGGAGTACACCAACGGCTGA